A single genomic interval of Rosistilla ulvae harbors:
- a CDS encoding RrF2 family transcriptional regulator, whose translation MKLTTQTDYALRTLMFLATRTSRANVADVASLFGISVNHVAKVVNLLARHGYIRSTRGIGGGIELALPPNEIGLGDVIQAIEGDLHLLACVGTDRGCAIDAFCKLKGVLAEAERVQRAYLDTVTLADVVPTRQQLECIE comes from the coding sequence ATGAAGCTCACGACGCAAACCGATTACGCTTTGCGAACGCTGATGTTCTTGGCGACACGAACCTCCCGCGCCAACGTTGCCGATGTCGCATCGCTGTTTGGGATCTCGGTCAACCACGTCGCCAAAGTCGTCAACCTGCTGGCGCGGCATGGCTACATCCGCAGCACCCGCGGAATCGGCGGTGGCATCGAGCTGGCACTCCCGCCAAACGAGATCGGTTTGGGCGACGTGATCCAAGCGATCGAGGGAGACCTGCACCTGCTCGCCTGCGTCGGCACCGATCGCGGCTGTGCGATCGACGCATTCTGCAAGCTCAAAGGCGTCTTGGCGGAAGCCGAACGAGTGCAGCGAGCTTACCTCGACACGGTCACGCTCGCCGATGTCGTCCCAACCCGCCAACAGCTAGAGTGCATCGAATGA
- a CDS encoding SulP family inorganic anion transporter translates to MSAPVASDREIPCGNLQGFKRYFKHDFISGLLVFLIALPLCLGISIASGYPPIAGIFTAIIGSVVATLISNSELTIKGPAAGLIVIAIGCINAFGGDGTVGGWTETDMDAYRAALAVGVAAAVLQVFFGIFRAGILGEFFPISAVHGMLAAIGVIIIAKQIPVALGVSASGGPLELLRKIPEFIATANPAIAAIGLTSVLIMFVWPLVVRKFPVMKVLPSPLIVLIVAIPMGMSFDLMHAHSYTLQNHEYQLGENYLVAMPDRVFGMFDSLTTPDFSALQQPFAWKWVFMFFIIGSLESLLSAKAIDIIDPWKRKTNMDRDMVAVGIGNLGCAMVGGLPMISEIVRSKANIDNGARTRFADFWHGMFLLVCVAFIPMVLHRIPMAALAAMLIYTGFRLAHPTEFMNVWKIGREQLVIFVVTLVAVLATDLLIGIAIGIATKVVIHLSNGVSLRSLFKPEIELAEDDGQTVRLTAYNSAVFSNWIPIRRQIERLGLVERKNVELDLSSVQLVDHTVMDKLHEMESDFEQQGLTFTAIGLETHQPFAGHAQSARRKGLWTARRLTVVSELENQAMLEAALVRLGASGFTSMQCVGAGRHELLENAGQPKPMVRIEVIAPQEACEQMMSYLRREVQLKHRVTFAVETVQVARMDAFDQSVPTIPAEAQPNADESSLEPAAH, encoded by the coding sequence ATGAGCGCGCCTGTTGCATCCGACCGAGAGATCCCCTGCGGGAATTTGCAGGGTTTCAAGCGTTACTTTAAGCACGACTTTATCTCTGGGCTGTTGGTCTTCCTGATCGCCCTCCCGTTGTGTTTGGGAATCTCGATCGCCAGTGGTTATCCGCCGATCGCCGGTATCTTTACGGCCATCATCGGTTCGGTCGTCGCCACGTTGATCAGCAATTCGGAGCTGACGATCAAGGGGCCAGCGGCTGGTCTGATCGTGATCGCGATCGGATGCATCAATGCGTTTGGCGGCGATGGAACGGTTGGCGGTTGGACCGAAACCGACATGGATGCCTATCGCGCGGCGTTGGCTGTGGGCGTGGCAGCGGCTGTGCTGCAGGTCTTCTTTGGAATCTTTCGAGCGGGCATCTTGGGCGAGTTCTTCCCGATCTCGGCGGTCCACGGAATGCTGGCTGCGATCGGCGTGATCATTATCGCCAAACAGATTCCGGTGGCGCTGGGAGTGAGCGCGTCGGGAGGTCCGTTGGAACTGCTGCGGAAGATTCCGGAGTTCATCGCGACGGCGAACCCGGCGATCGCCGCGATCGGTTTGACGAGCGTGTTGATCATGTTTGTCTGGCCTTTGGTCGTTCGGAAGTTTCCGGTGATGAAGGTCTTGCCCTCGCCATTGATCGTGTTGATCGTGGCGATTCCGATGGGCATGTCGTTCGATTTGATGCACGCCCACTCGTATACGCTGCAAAACCACGAGTATCAGTTGGGAGAGAACTATCTGGTTGCGATGCCCGACCGCGTCTTTGGGATGTTCGATTCCCTGACGACCCCCGATTTCAGCGCGTTGCAGCAGCCGTTTGCTTGGAAGTGGGTCTTTATGTTCTTCATCATCGGTAGCCTCGAATCGCTGCTGAGTGCCAAGGCGATCGACATCATCGATCCTTGGAAACGCAAGACGAACATGGATCGCGACATGGTCGCGGTGGGGATCGGCAACCTCGGTTGCGCGATGGTCGGCGGGTTGCCGATGATCTCGGAGATCGTGCGTAGTAAAGCGAACATCGACAACGGAGCCCGCACGCGGTTCGCCGACTTCTGGCACGGGATGTTCCTGTTGGTCTGCGTCGCGTTTATCCCGATGGTGCTGCACCGGATTCCGATGGCCGCGTTGGCTGCGATGCTGATCTACACAGGTTTTCGCCTGGCCCATCCGACCGAATTCATGAACGTTTGGAAGATCGGCCGCGAGCAACTTGTGATCTTTGTCGTCACGCTGGTCGCGGTGTTGGCAACCGATCTGTTGATCGGGATCGCGATCGGAATCGCGACCAAGGTTGTGATCCACCTGTCCAACGGTGTCTCGCTGCGTTCGCTGTTCAAACCGGAGATCGAACTAGCCGAAGACGATGGCCAGACGGTGCGGTTGACCGCTTACAATTCCGCTGTCTTCAGCAACTGGATCCCGATTCGTCGGCAGATCGAACGGCTGGGATTGGTGGAACGCAAGAATGTCGAACTGGATCTATCGAGTGTGCAATTGGTCGATCACACGGTGATGGACAAGTTGCATGAGATGGAAAGCGATTTTGAGCAGCAGGGGCTGACCTTCACCGCCATCGGGCTCGAGACGCATCAACCGTTTGCTGGCCACGCGCAATCGGCTCGCCGCAAGGGATTGTGGACCGCGCGACGGTTGACCGTGGTCTCGGAGCTCGAGAACCAAGCGATGCTCGAAGCGGCGTTGGTCCGCTTGGGAGCGAGCGGGTTTACGTCGATGCAGTGTGTGGGGGCGGGCCGCCACGAACTGCTTGAGAATGCAGGTCAGCCGAAGCCGATGGTGCGGATCGAAGTCATCGCTCCCCAAGAGGCATGCGAACAGATGATGAGCTATCTGCGTCGCGAGGTGCAACTGAAGCATCGCGTGACGTTTGCCGTCGAAACGGTGCAGGTCGCTCGGATGGATGCGTTTGATCAATCGGTGCCGACGATTCCGGCGGAGGCCCAGCCGAATGCCGATGAGTCGTCGCTGGAACCGGCGGCTCACTAA
- a CDS encoding transglutaminase-like domain-containing protein: MSVVALVPFSGCDRVPPRPAIGADAKGEIRQFEEAGQASTPVVAAPAVAEGDDEPSDLKVEPPAKIVDRDLERWDAYLVGREQVGFSVTKVEPVGGGDAYVRYSMEEQLKIRRGKQVVQQWLKQTSLESVSGVFQEFESELSRGGEIVISRGAVGYNQMNVTVRRGEQKETHAIPWDAKYRGPFATQQSLRANPMKSGEERLLQSLLPVQNVVGTIRLKATDVINVAMLTGDSQKLLEIESTVKVDDRIVLTQLLWANDQGEVLKTYTPALDFATYRTDRDTATKVGTPKNDLLSATAIRVQSDADWASIGERSPITYRIKHRTQDPAALFESSPSQTITSVDDRSLLAVCDPFGAESSDSEPVGEADEIANSLIQSDHPTIRQMVKSLLVSEDASLDQKAETLRLGVHRHVRKKNFSRGFLSAAQVATEAEGDCTEHAILLAALCRAAGIPSRVAAGLLMLPPGEGQSQPLMAYHMWTLIWTGDRWAALDATLAEQPKFADRIMLVSSDLASGNEYRSLLPVLQVMGQVDVAIED; encoded by the coding sequence TTGTCGGTTGTTGCTTTGGTTCCGTTTTCTGGGTGCGATCGAGTTCCGCCAAGGCCGGCGATCGGTGCCGATGCGAAAGGTGAGATCCGTCAGTTTGAAGAGGCGGGGCAAGCATCGACGCCTGTGGTGGCCGCCCCCGCGGTGGCGGAGGGCGACGACGAACCGAGCGATTTGAAAGTCGAACCGCCGGCGAAGATTGTCGACCGCGATCTGGAACGCTGGGATGCCTATCTGGTGGGACGCGAACAAGTGGGCTTCAGCGTCACAAAAGTGGAGCCGGTTGGGGGTGGGGATGCTTACGTCCGTTACAGCATGGAGGAGCAGCTGAAGATTCGCCGGGGTAAGCAGGTGGTTCAGCAGTGGTTGAAGCAGACGAGCTTGGAGAGCGTGAGTGGGGTGTTTCAGGAATTCGAGAGCGAGCTGAGTCGCGGAGGGGAGATCGTGATCAGCCGCGGCGCGGTGGGGTACAACCAAATGAATGTCACGGTCCGCCGTGGTGAGCAGAAAGAGACGCATGCGATCCCCTGGGATGCGAAGTACCGCGGGCCGTTTGCAACGCAGCAATCGCTGCGAGCCAATCCGATGAAGTCGGGGGAGGAGCGGTTGTTGCAGTCGTTGTTGCCGGTTCAAAACGTCGTCGGAACGATCCGGTTGAAAGCGACCGATGTGATCAATGTCGCGATGCTGACGGGCGATTCGCAGAAGCTGTTAGAGATCGAATCGACGGTGAAGGTTGACGATCGCATCGTGCTGACCCAGTTGTTGTGGGCGAACGATCAGGGGGAAGTGCTGAAGACCTACACCCCTGCCCTGGACTTTGCGACCTACCGCACCGATCGCGATACGGCAACCAAGGTGGGGACGCCCAAGAACGACCTCTTGTCCGCCACAGCGATCCGTGTTCAGTCCGACGCGGATTGGGCGTCGATCGGCGAGCGGTCACCGATCACTTATCGGATCAAACATCGGACGCAAGATCCCGCTGCGTTGTTCGAATCGTCTCCCAGTCAGACGATCACGTCGGTCGATGATCGTTCGCTGCTGGCGGTGTGTGATCCGTTTGGGGCGGAATCGTCCGATAGCGAGCCGGTTGGCGAAGCGGACGAGATCGCCAATTCGTTGATCCAAAGCGATCATCCAACGATTCGGCAAATGGTGAAAAGCTTGCTTGTCTCGGAAGATGCAAGCCTCGACCAGAAGGCGGAAACGCTGCGATTGGGAGTGCATCGGCACGTACGCAAAAAGAACTTCTCCCGCGGCTTTCTCTCCGCGGCCCAGGTCGCGACCGAAGCCGAAGGGGATTGCACCGAACATGCGATTCTGTTGGCCGCACTCTGTCGGGCGGCGGGCATTCCATCGCGAGTAGCCGCCGGATTGTTGATGCTGCCACCTGGCGAAGGTCAGTCGCAACCGTTGATGGCGTACCACATGTGGACGCTGATTTGGACGGGGGACCGTTGGGCTGCGTTGGATGCAACGCTGGCAGAACAGCCGAAATTTGCGGATCGGATCATGCTCGTCTCGTCCGACTTGGCATCGGGCAATGAATACAGATCTCTGTTGCCGGTGTTGCAAGTGATGGGCCAGGTCGACGTCGCGATCGAAGATTGA
- a CDS encoding DUF542 domain-containing protein: MDCDLETTIPEWIIEHPETMPVFDQLGLDTSCGGKSLRYVCQHRGLNPSEVLQTLYHMIRTPPEEREGSRRRDAPN; the protein is encoded by the coding sequence ATGGACTGCGATCTAGAGACGACGATTCCCGAGTGGATCATCGAGCATCCCGAGACGATGCCCGTGTTCGACCAACTCGGGCTCGATACCAGCTGTGGCGGCAAATCGCTGCGGTACGTTTGCCAGCATCGAGGGCTTAACCCTTCGGAGGTCCTACAAACGCTCTACCACATGATCCGCACGCCTCCAGAAGAGCGAGAAGGCAGTCGCCGGCGCGATGCTCCGAATTGA
- a CDS encoding bis(5'-nucleosyl)-tetraphosphatase, with protein MIQAAGYLVFRNHPRRQFLLMRHADRWDLPKGHVDAGESILQTARRELLEETGIGPEDFTHAEDFCFQIQYRVTSRKSGKPKDKQVTIFLAQLKRDEIQIVPTEHPGFEWFDWSPPHQIQPATIDPLLAYAQTYFDRNRETAT; from the coding sequence ATGATCCAAGCCGCTGGTTATCTCGTGTTTCGCAATCACCCACGTCGCCAATTCCTGTTGATGCGGCACGCCGACCGCTGGGACCTGCCCAAGGGGCACGTCGATGCGGGGGAATCGATCCTGCAAACCGCTCGCCGCGAATTGTTGGAAGAGACCGGAATCGGGCCGGAAGACTTCACGCACGCCGAGGACTTCTGTTTCCAGATCCAGTACCGCGTGACAAGTCGCAAGTCGGGCAAACCGAAAGACAAACAGGTTACGATTTTCCTGGCCCAACTAAAAAGGGACGAGATCCAGATCGTGCCGACCGAACATCCCGGCTTCGAATGGTTCGATTGGTCGCCGCCACACCAGATCCAACCCGCAACGATCGATCCGTTGCTCGCATATGCCCAAACCTACTTCGATCGGAACAGGGAAACAGCGACTTAG
- a CDS encoding P-II family nitrogen regulator: protein MKKIEAIVRHFKLEDVKNALTEQGIHGMTASEVRGFGRQKGHTEIYRGTEYAVDFVPKVKIEVVCSDENLQTVVDTILETAQTGQIGDGKIFVTNLEESIRIRTGERGEDAL, encoded by the coding sequence GTGAAAAAAATCGAAGCAATTGTCCGTCACTTCAAGCTTGAAGATGTGAAGAACGCATTGACCGAGCAGGGAATTCACGGCATGACAGCTAGTGAGGTGCGCGGTTTCGGGCGGCAGAAAGGTCACACCGAAATCTACCGCGGCACCGAATATGCCGTCGACTTTGTTCCCAAGGTGAAGATCGAAGTCGTTTGCAGCGACGAAAACCTGCAGACGGTCGTCGACACGATTTTGGAAACCGCACAAACCGGTCAGATCGGCGACGGCAAGATTTTTGTTACCAATCTGGAAGAGTCGATCCGCATCCGAACGGGTGAACGGGGCGAAGACGCGCTGTAG
- a CDS encoding proton-conducting transporter transmembrane domain-containing protein yields the protein MPELHFPWIEVSILVPLFGALWIHLLGNRESVLQHAIAICGVTLALTVGELVDFVSIGSFEAHDHWLFLDWLFQRDIFVVDELSAFQLPLAALIFLVTVMSTLRTKAPRFSLKLTLISESLVLATFSCRSSWTLIALLIAATIPPYLELRSRQRCTRIYVLHMAVFALLLVVGFAWLSHSDGSSTQALIAGALLTAAALLRSGIFPLHLWMTDLFEKATFGTAILFTTPLVGAYAVMRLVLPMAPSWALQSIAVLSLVTAVYGGAMALVQREARRMFCYLLLSQSSLVLVGLELVTPIGLTGALCMWLSVGLSLTGFGITLRCIEARISRVSLVDYHGLARQMPMLSGFFLLTGLASIGFPATVGFVGMELLIEGAVDVYPLVGTMVVIAAALCGITVLMAYFRVFTGHHNRTLVPMHARPAERVAVLILTLLILGGGLVPQPGVASRYHAAEALTRQRQTNPMTEQQVGELEIETVAIGKHSAE from the coding sequence ATGCCTGAACTCCATTTTCCTTGGATCGAAGTTTCCATCCTGGTTCCATTATTTGGAGCCTTGTGGATTCACCTGCTTGGCAACCGCGAAAGCGTTCTGCAGCATGCGATTGCGATCTGCGGGGTGACCCTAGCGTTGACCGTCGGTGAACTTGTCGACTTTGTCTCGATCGGGTCGTTCGAAGCGCACGACCATTGGCTGTTCCTCGATTGGTTGTTTCAACGCGATATATTTGTCGTCGATGAACTGAGCGCGTTCCAGTTGCCTCTGGCTGCGTTGATTTTTCTGGTCACCGTGATGTCGACGCTGCGGACCAAAGCGCCACGCTTTTCGTTGAAGCTGACGCTGATTTCCGAGTCGCTGGTGCTGGCGACGTTCAGCTGTCGATCATCCTGGACCTTGATCGCACTGCTGATCGCCGCGACGATCCCGCCTTATCTGGAGCTTCGCAGTCGGCAGCGTTGCACGCGGATCTACGTGCTTCACATGGCAGTCTTTGCTCTGCTGTTGGTCGTGGGATTCGCTTGGTTAAGCCACTCCGACGGCTCCTCGACACAGGCCTTGATCGCCGGCGCGTTGCTGACCGCGGCGGCGCTTTTGCGCAGCGGCATCTTTCCGTTGCACCTGTGGATGACCGACCTGTTTGAGAAGGCGACCTTCGGGACAGCGATCCTGTTCACCACGCCGTTGGTTGGGGCTTATGCGGTGATGCGGTTGGTGTTGCCGATGGCTCCGTCGTGGGCGTTGCAAAGTATCGCCGTGCTGTCGTTGGTGACAGCGGTTTACGGCGGGGCGATGGCGTTGGTTCAACGCGAGGCGCGGCGGATGTTCTGTTATTTATTGTTGAGTCAATCGTCGTTGGTGTTGGTCGGACTGGAACTTGTCACACCGATCGGTTTGACCGGGGCGTTGTGCATGTGGTTGTCGGTGGGACTATCGCTGACAGGTTTTGGGATCACGCTGCGATGTATCGAAGCGCGAATCTCGCGGGTGTCGCTGGTCGATTATCACGGCTTGGCTCGCCAGATGCCGATGCTGTCGGGCTTCTTTCTGTTGACCGGTTTGGCGTCGATTGGGTTTCCCGCGACGGTTGGGTTTGTCGGCATGGAGTTGTTGATCGAAGGGGCGGTCGATGTCTATCCACTGGTTGGCACGATGGTCGTGATCGCTGCGGCGCTTTGTGGAATCACCGTGCTGATGGCTTACTTCCGCGTCTTTACCGGACACCACAACCGGACTCTGGTGCCAATGCATGCTCGCCCCGCCGAACGCGTGGCGGTACTGATTCTGACGCTGTTGATTCTCGGTGGCGGTCTGGTGCCGCAGCCGGGCGTCGCGTCGCGATATCACGCCGCCGAAGCACTCACCCGGCAACGGCAGACCAATCCGATGACCGAGCAGCAGGTCGGCGAATTGGAGATCGAAACGGTGGCGATCGGCAAACACTCAGCTGAATAG
- a CDS encoding proton-conducting transporter transmembrane domain-containing protein — protein sequence MNYLDTTFQALGTAVVASPAILLAILGLAALVNWQLSEATISRLTQAAVLFSLLPAIGILVIMLATGIRYVPIELGNWVSIPEQEFHFHLKFVFDRLSIPFLMLSCVLCGVVGAFTRRYLHREEGYRRFFLYYAVFFCGMVLSSLAGTIEALFVGWELVGLSSALLVAYFHERVNPVRNGQRVWSIYRLSDAAFLIAALMMHHLSGEGDFGGLMSSGVWPEGTAAISSTEALWVGSLLLVAAAGKSALFPFSGWLPRAMEGPTPSSAIFYGALSVHLGAFLLLRLSPILDASLTLQLMVIALGVVSAACGAVMSRVQNDIKVSLAYASLTQVGIIVVEIGLGLRYLALIHIIGHACMRTMQLLRAPTLLRDYNELENKIGTRLPHQAWAGAASLPASVQRWCYRFGYDRGFMDLALDKWIVRPFLQTFGWFDRLERRITDSISHEPSRESDRVEPHPEDLQNVA from the coding sequence ATGAATTATCTCGACACGACTTTTCAGGCACTCGGAACCGCGGTCGTCGCAAGTCCCGCGATCCTGCTGGCGATCCTGGGGCTGGCAGCGTTGGTCAATTGGCAGTTGAGCGAGGCGACGATCTCGCGGTTGACTCAGGCTGCGGTGCTGTTTTCGTTGCTGCCAGCGATCGGCATCTTGGTGATCATGTTGGCCACCGGGATCCGTTACGTTCCGATCGAGCTAGGGAATTGGGTGTCGATCCCGGAGCAGGAATTTCATTTTCATTTGAAGTTCGTGTTCGATCGGTTGAGCATCCCGTTCCTGATGCTGTCGTGTGTGTTGTGTGGCGTCGTCGGCGCATTCACTCGCCGCTACCTGCATCGTGAAGAGGGGTACCGGCGGTTCTTTTTGTATTACGCCGTCTTCTTCTGCGGGATGGTGTTGTCGTCGTTGGCCGGCACGATCGAAGCGTTGTTTGTCGGCTGGGAACTGGTGGGACTGTCGTCGGCCCTGTTGGTCGCCTACTTCCACGAACGCGTCAATCCGGTTCGCAATGGTCAGCGGGTGTGGTCGATCTACCGTTTGTCGGACGCTGCATTTTTGATCGCCGCACTGATGATGCATCACTTGAGTGGCGAGGGGGACTTTGGCGGTTTGATGAGTTCGGGCGTGTGGCCCGAAGGAACCGCGGCAATCAGTTCGACGGAGGCGTTGTGGGTTGGTTCGTTGTTGCTGGTGGCGGCTGCGGGCAAATCGGCGCTGTTTCCCTTTAGCGGCTGGTTGCCGCGAGCGATGGAAGGACCGACGCCGTCGAGTGCGATCTTCTACGGGGCGCTGTCGGTTCACTTGGGAGCGTTTTTGTTGTTGCGTTTGAGCCCGATCCTGGACGCTTCGCTGACGCTGCAGTTGATGGTGATTGCGTTGGGCGTCGTTTCGGCAGCTTGTGGTGCGGTGATGTCTCGCGTGCAGAACGATATCAAGGTTTCGCTGGCCTACGCTTCGCTGACACAAGTTGGAATCATCGTTGTCGAGATCGGATTGGGCCTTCGCTACTTGGCGTTGATCCACATCATCGGCCACGCCTGCATGCGAACGATGCAGTTGTTGCGAGCGCCGACGCTGTTGCGCGACTACAACGAATTGGAAAACAAGATCGGCACACGTTTGCCGCACCAGGCTTGGGCTGGTGCCGCCTCGCTGCCGGCGAGCGTGCAGCGGTGGTGCTATCGGTTTGGATACGATCGCGGTTTCATGGACCTCGCCTTGGACAAGTGGATCGTGCGGCCGTTTTTGCAAACGTTTGGCTGGTTCGATCGCTTGGAGCGGCGGATCACCGATTCGATTTCTCATGAGCCATCGCGCGAATCGGATCGCGTCGAACCACATCCCGAGGATCTGCAGAACGTCGCTTGA
- a CDS encoding cob(I)yrinic acid a,c-diamide adenosyltransferase: MKIYTRTGDAGKTGLFAGPRVAKDDLRIEAFGTVDELNSVLGIVRSHPLDVDIAEQLERVQADLFTVGARLATTQPERLTIRLVDEQDVARLENWIDAHEASLPELTHFILPGGDIAAANVHHARTVGRRAERHVVGLCHAYPEDGYEAVVVYLNRLSDYLFVVARAINHRAGIREPIWLGDASK, translated from the coding sequence ATGAAGATCTATACACGTACCGGAGACGCCGGAAAGACCGGATTGTTCGCTGGGCCACGCGTTGCCAAAGACGATCTGCGGATCGAAGCCTTTGGGACGGTCGACGAATTGAATTCCGTTCTGGGGATCGTCCGCTCGCATCCCTTGGATGTGGACATCGCGGAACAGTTGGAACGGGTGCAAGCGGATCTGTTTACCGTGGGAGCCCGGTTGGCAACAACCCAGCCCGAACGATTGACGATTCGTTTGGTGGATGAACAGGATGTCGCGCGGCTTGAAAATTGGATCGACGCTCACGAGGCGTCGCTTCCCGAGTTGACGCACTTCATCCTGCCAGGGGGCGACATCGCGGCAGCGAATGTACATCATGCTCGAACCGTCGGTCGACGGGCTGAACGACACGTCGTCGGACTCTGTCACGCCTATCCGGAAGATGGCTACGAGGCGGTCGTCGTCTATTTGAATCGCTTGAGCGATTATCTGTTTGTCGTGGCCCGCGCGATCAATCATCGGGCGGGGATCCGCGAACCGATTTGGTTGGGAGATGCATCGAAATAG